In Mercurialis annua linkage group LG6, ddMerAnnu1.2, whole genome shotgun sequence, the following are encoded in one genomic region:
- the LOC126687733 gene encoding uncharacterized protein LOC126687733, giving the protein MTKEIIDFLQLQGESLYQAWERFKELQRNCPHHHLGREHLISIFYNGTNERTRATIDAASGGSLMKKTYDEANNLLEELATNSCSWSTERLRQPPQKGIMTLEKIQEFEAMKAKNATFLAQFEMNKQKLIKGMLNLRQGNDPYSNTYNLGWRNHPNFHGETIRVKPMPTQTWEEKFFKGETVVHPTKATSTTIDHNILPVFSKIGMRMKGEKLTSLLRKLEPVLRAKLPSITISRHKSLNLPSRFKRELKVVYHLQRNQIQGSKECNTSTNEEEVTELPYVKPPPRPPFVQKVPFPGRLKKTPDNQKFHKFLEIFKKLQINISFADALREMPQYAKFLKEIITKKRSWDDKGTISDLPTKLKDPRSFTIP; this is encoded by the exons ATGACCAAGGAGATTATAGATTTTCTCCAATTACAAGGCGAATCCTTATACCAAGCTTGGGAACGCTTCAAAGAGCTTCAAAGAAATTGTCCACATCATCATCTAGGTAGAGAACACCTTATCTCTATCTTCTACAATGGTACCAATGAGCGTACACGGGCAACTATTGATGCGGCATCGGGAGGATCACTTATGAAGAAGACTTATGATGAGGCCAACAATTTGCTAGAGGAGCTCGctacaaatagttgttcttGGTCAACCGAGCGGTTGAGGCAACCACCTCAAAAGGGTATAATGACCCTCGAGAAAATccaagaatttgaagcaatgAAAGCTAAGAATGCGACATTTCTAGCACAATTTGAGATGAATAAACAAAAGCTAATCAAAGGAATGCTTAACTTGCG GCAAGGCAACGACCCATATTCCAACACCTACAATCTggggtggaggaatcatcctaacTTTCATGGAGAAACAATTCGGGTCAAGCCAATGCCAACCCAAACATGGGAGGAGAAATTTTTTAAGGGGGAAACTGTGGTCCACCCAACCAAGGCAACTTCAACAACTATCGACCACAACATCCTCCCGGTTTTTAGCAAAATCGGAATGCGGATGAAGGGAGAAAAATTGACaagcttattgaggaagttagaGCCGGTTTTAAGAGCCAAGCTTCCGTCCATCACCATCTCGAGACACAAATCTCTCAACTTGCCATCTCGCTTCAAAAGAGAGCTCAAGGTTGTCTACCATCTACAACggaatcaaatccaagggaGCAA AGAGTGCAATACGAGCACGAATGAGGAGGAAGTAACCGAACTTCCATATGTCAAGCCGCCACCTCGTCCTCCATTCGTACAAAAAGTCCCTTTTCCGGGACGATTGAAGAAGACGCCGGACaaccaaaaattccataaattttTGGAAATCTTCAAGAAACTCCAAATCAACATAAGCTTTGCGGATGCCTTGCGTGAGATGCCTCAATACGCAAAATTTCTCAAAGAGATCATAACGAAGAAAAGGAGTTGGGATGACAAAGGCACAATTAGTGACTTGCCCACCAAACTTAAGGACCCACGGAGTTTTACAATTCCTTGA